A single genomic interval of Amblyraja radiata isolate CabotCenter1 chromosome 3, sAmbRad1.1.pri, whole genome shotgun sequence harbors:
- the LOC116971298 gene encoding vimentin-like isoform X2, whose translation MRSSSYSTKTTSVSRCNKSGLRIQSPSPSRYRSHSSESLAGGRGRSRGPAVERNEKEEMQQLNGIFEGYIDKARSLERRKGQLRQEAAALRERLREPGGPEAEYQQQLKELRELVEELAHRKGLAKIETGNVQEHINCWRLKCQEELDLQGEAERVLREFQKDVTDANLRKAELERKMEDLAGEMGFLKLLHDEEVTDLTRQIEESKVSAELESARPDLGAALRSIRVEMEEISARNLRDTEAWYKSKLNSLHQHASRFDGQIQTTKEEINILQRETDELESEINSLRSINQCLEDQLEDMETRHLGKAANLQQAISQLEFQLRETQSQMSRYLQEYQDLLHVKVKLDAEIATYRKLLEAEEDRLGLIHKSEGASSVMREKRTESITRNVEKHMTFKVTA comes from the exons ATGAGGAGCTCTTCCTACAGCACGAAGACCACCTCCGTGAGCAGATGCAACAAGAGCGGGCTGAGGATCCAGAGCCCTTCCCCGTCCCGCTACCGGTCCCACTCCAGCGAGTCCCTGGCGGGGGGAAGGGGCCGCTCCAGGGGGCCGGCGGTGGAGAGGAATGAGAAGGAAGAGATGCAACAACTGAACGGCATCTTCGAAGGTTACATCGACAAGGCGAGGAGCCTGGAGCGGCGCAAAGGGCAGCTGCGGCAGGAGGCGGCGGCGCTGAGGGAGCGCCTCAGAGAGCCCGGGGGGCCGGAGGCAGAgtaccagcagcagctgaaggagcTGAGGGAGTTGGTGGAGGAGCTGGCACACCGGAAAGGGCTGGCTAAGATCGAGACCGGCAACGTCCAGGAACACATCAACTGCTGGAGGCTGAAGTGTCAGGAGGAGCTGGATCTACAGG GTGAAGCCGAGAGGGTCTTGCGGGAATTCCAGAAGGATGTTACTGATGCCAACCTGCGGAAAGCGGAGCTGGAGAGGAAGATGGAGGATCTGGCGGGCGAGATGGGGTTCCTGAAGTTGCTGCATGATGAAGAGGTGACCGACCTGACCCGTCAGATCGAGGAGTCCAAGGTGTCGGCCGAACTCGAGTCGGCCCGCCCGGATCTGGGAGCGGCCTTGAGGTCCATCCGGGTGGAGATGGAAGAGATTTCCGCCAGGAACCTGAGAGATACCGAGGCCTGGTACAAGAGCAAGCTGAACAGCCTCCATCAGCACGCCAGCAGGTTCGACGGACAGATCCAGACCACCAAGGAGGAGATCAACATCCTGCAGCGGGAGACAGATGAGCTGGAGAGCGAGATCAACTCCCTCCGAAGCATCAACCAGTGCCTGGAGGACCAGCTGGAAGACATGGAGACCAGGCACCTGGGGAAAGCAGCCAACCTTCAACAGGCCATCTCCCAGTTGGAGTTCCAGCTACGGGAGACCCAGTCCCAGATGTCCCGGTACCTACAGGAGTACCAGGACCTGCTGCACGTTAAGGTGAAGCTGGACGCTGAGATTGCGACGTACAGGAAGCTATTGGAAGCCGAGGAGGACAGACTGGGGCTGATTCACAAGTCTGAAG GCGCTTCCTCTGTAATGCGAGAGAAGAGAACAGAATCCATCACTCGTAATGTGGAGAAGCACATGACGTTCAAAGTGACTGCCTAA
- the LOC116971298 gene encoding vimentin-like isoform X1: MRSSSYSTKTTSVSRCNKSGLRIQSPSPSRYRSHSSESLAGGRGRSRGPAVERNEKEEMQQLNGIFEGYIDKARSLERRKGQLRQEAAALRERLREPGGPEAEYQQQLKELRELVEELAHRKGLAKIETGNVQEHINCWRLKCQEELDLQGEAERVLREFQKDVTDANLRKAELERKMEDLAGEMGFLKLLHDEEVTDLTRQIEESKVSAELESARPDLGAALRSIRVEMEEISARNLRDTEAWYKSKLNSLHQHASRFDGQIQTTKEEINILQRETDELESEINSLRSINQCLEDQLEDMETRHLGKAANLQQAISQLEFQLRETQSQMSRYLQEYQDLLHVKVKLDAEIATYRKLLEAEEDRLGLIHKSEAGASSVMREKRTESITRNVEKHMTFKVTA, encoded by the exons ATGAGGAGCTCTTCCTACAGCACGAAGACCACCTCCGTGAGCAGATGCAACAAGAGCGGGCTGAGGATCCAGAGCCCTTCCCCGTCCCGCTACCGGTCCCACTCCAGCGAGTCCCTGGCGGGGGGAAGGGGCCGCTCCAGGGGGCCGGCGGTGGAGAGGAATGAGAAGGAAGAGATGCAACAACTGAACGGCATCTTCGAAGGTTACATCGACAAGGCGAGGAGCCTGGAGCGGCGCAAAGGGCAGCTGCGGCAGGAGGCGGCGGCGCTGAGGGAGCGCCTCAGAGAGCCCGGGGGGCCGGAGGCAGAgtaccagcagcagctgaaggagcTGAGGGAGTTGGTGGAGGAGCTGGCACACCGGAAAGGGCTGGCTAAGATCGAGACCGGCAACGTCCAGGAACACATCAACTGCTGGAGGCTGAAGTGTCAGGAGGAGCTGGATCTACAGG GTGAAGCCGAGAGGGTCTTGCGGGAATTCCAGAAGGATGTTACTGATGCCAACCTGCGGAAAGCGGAGCTGGAGAGGAAGATGGAGGATCTGGCGGGCGAGATGGGGTTCCTGAAGTTGCTGCATGATGAAGAGGTGACCGACCTGACCCGTCAGATCGAGGAGTCCAAGGTGTCGGCCGAACTCGAGTCGGCCCGCCCGGATCTGGGAGCGGCCTTGAGGTCCATCCGGGTGGAGATGGAAGAGATTTCCGCCAGGAACCTGAGAGATACCGAGGCCTGGTACAAGAGCAAGCTGAACAGCCTCCATCAGCACGCCAGCAGGTTCGACGGACAGATCCAGACCACCAAGGAGGAGATCAACATCCTGCAGCGGGAGACAGATGAGCTGGAGAGCGAGATCAACTCCCTCCGAAGCATCAACCAGTGCCTGGAGGACCAGCTGGAAGACATGGAGACCAGGCACCTGGGGAAAGCAGCCAACCTTCAACAGGCCATCTCCCAGTTGGAGTTCCAGCTACGGGAGACCCAGTCCCAGATGTCCCGGTACCTACAGGAGTACCAGGACCTGCTGCACGTTAAGGTGAAGCTGGACGCTGAGATTGCGACGTACAGGAAGCTATTGGAAGCCGAGGAGGACAGACTGGGGCTGATTCACAAGTCTGAAG CAGGCGCTTCCTCTGTAATGCGAGAGAAGAGAACAGAATCCATCACTCGTAATGTGGAGAAGCACATGACGTTCAAAGTGACTGCCTAA